The segment GCCTCCGCGGCACTGCCAGCGACGCTTACGCGGTCGCGGATCTGTTCGTGCCCGAGGCCCATACGGTCTCCCGCGAGGCCTTTGCCGAGCGGCGCGATCAAGGCGCTCTCTACGGCCTCACGCAAATCGGCCTCTATGCCACGAGCTTCGCCGGTGTCGCCCTCGGCATCGCGCGTCGCATGCATGAAGATTTCATGGCGCTGGCGCGGGAGAAGCCATCGTTCGGCCTCCGCACGACCTTGCGCGACGGCGCCGTGGTCCAGAGCCGGGTCGGCCACGCCGAAGCCACGCTCGGCGCGGCACGCAGCTACCTCTTGGGCACCTTGGAGGAGATCTGGCGGACGCTGGGGCCCGGCGGCCAAGCGACCCTGGACCAGCGCATGCGCATCCGCCTGGCGGCGACCTTCGCCATTCACCAGGCCGTCGCCGTGGCCGACGCGGCCTTTCACGCCGCCGGCGCCACCGCGATCTTTGCCGACAACGCCTTCGAGCGCCGATTCCGCGACATCCACACCGTGGCCCAGCAGGTGCAGGGACGCTCCGAGCATTTCGAGACGGTGGGCCAGCACCTTCTCGGGCTGGCGGCCGACACCGCCTTGGTGTGACCTAACGTCCGCCGAAGCTCAAGAGGCTCGGCGCCTTGTCGATGATCTCGTTGAGGATGTCCTCGGCGACCTTGAGATTGCGGCGCGCCTCGTCATCCAGCCGCTCGGCGTAGCGGGATTGGCTCAGCTTCGCCTTGGTGTCGTGCAAGGTGCGGAGCTCCTGCATGAAGATCTCCCGCGTGCCGAGCGGCAGGCTCGCATGCGCGGCGAGCACGTAGAGGAACTTGATGCTGGCGCGAATCAGCTCCTTGTAGGTGACCGCGGTGAGCTCGTCGAAGGTCTGCTGCAGGTCCGGGTTGGCGCCATCCTCCATGCGGTTGAGCCGCCCCTCGATCAGAATCGAGAAGGTCTCGAACTCGCCGGCCTTGTCGCGAAACGCCCGATAGGCATGAAAGCTATTGGCGGACGCCGCTTGCTGGGCCGCATGGCCGGCAAGCTCGTGCA is part of the Pseudomonadota bacterium genome and harbors:
- a CDS encoding acyl-CoA dehydrogenase family protein translates to MRQLPGQPAGVAGDGAAFLDAVRLLTPDIEAASAGIDRERRLPEPLVEALLEARLYRMLLPSACAGAELDPMSYLKVIEAVARLDGSLAWCLGQACGSSMIAAYLAPEVARELFGPPRSVLAWGPGAGRAVAVQGGFRVTGRWSFASGGHEATWLGGHCALIEGDGTPRLGPGGVPAIRTMLFPAKRAQWSDIWQVIGLRGTASDAYAVADLFVPEAHTVSREAFAERRDQGALYGLTQIGLYATSFAGVALGIARRMHEDFMALAREKPSFGLRTTLRDGAVVQSRVGHAEATLGAARSYLLGTLEEIWRTLGPGGQATLDQRMRIRLAATFAIHQAVAVADAAFHAAGATAIFADNAFERRFRDIHTVAQQVQGRSEHFETVGQHLLGLAADTALV